A single window of Rhodamnia argentea isolate NSW1041297 chromosome 5, ASM2092103v1, whole genome shotgun sequence DNA harbors:
- the LOC125315288 gene encoding LRR receptor-like serine/threonine-protein kinase EFR: protein MDLSYRDPVSSRSFSCLTTIILLLGSVLSLVEAGGDETDRLALLEFKAQIVDHGGVLSSWNDSSHFCGWYGVTCGRRHQRVTILDLRSENLAGVVAPDIGNLSFLREVYLQNNSFHSEIPLQFGRLFRLQKLFLNNNSFSGQIPSNLSHCSNLLILSLGFNTLEGNLPADLSSLSKLQILIFEVNSLTGDIPPSFGILSSLRVFGIMTNNLSGTIPETLGRLRNLRALGLSQNNFFGTIPISIFNISTARILYAAQNQLEGSLPRDLGFTLPNLEAISLSGNLLTGPIPESISNASNIGEFEIRFNNFTGKVPSFSKMRGLNWFSIGQNNFGGGQSADLDFLCSLTNSTNLERVAIGRNAFGGPIPDCIGNLSITLSAFSLNDNHISGIIPNGIGNLINLEMLAMGANNISANIPSEVGNLNKMKSMDLGRNSFSGQIPESMGNLKMLTILSLHDNNLWGSIPSSLGNCQNLLLLDLSFNKLSGNIPSEILGLSSLSRYIHGTSICTG, encoded by the coding sequence ATGGACCTTTCCTATAGAGACCCGGTTTCATCCAGGTCATTCTCATGCTTAACTACCATCATTCTTCTGTTAGGGAGTGTCCTATCTTTAGTAGAAGCTGGCGGGGACGAGACCGATCGGCTTGCTTTGCTGGAATTCAAGGCCCAAATAGTTGATCACGGTGGAGTTTTGAGCTCGTGGAATGATTCCAGCCACTTCTGCGGGTGGTACGGTGTCACGTGCGGTCGTAGACACCAAAGAGTCACCATACTAGATCTCCGGTCCGAGAACCTAGCTGGGGTCGTGGCACCCGATATTGGTAACCTGAGCTTTCTGAGAGAAGTATATCTGCAAAACAACAGTTTCCACTCCGAAATTCCCCTGCAATTTGGCCGCTTGTTTCGGTTGCAGAAGTTGTTCCTTAATAACAACTCATTTAGCGGACAAATCCCTTCGAATCTCTCCCATTGCTCTAATTTGCTCATTCTTAGCTTAGGTTTCAACACGCTCGAAGGAAATTTGCCTGCAGATCTCAGCTCCTTGTCCAAGCTCCAAATTCTTATATTTGAAGTCAACAGCTTGACTGGAGACATTCCACCATCTTTTGGAATCTTATCCTCCCTTCGAGTCTTCGGAATAATGACAAATAACCTCAGCGGTACCATTCCAGAGACCCTCGGCCGACTGAGAAATCTAAGAGCCCTCGGTCTCAGccagaataatttttttggtacgaTTCCTATCTCAATCTTCAATATATCTACTGCGAGAATCCTTTATGCGGCCCAAAACCAATTAGAGGGGAGTTTACCTAGAGACTTAGGCTTCACTCTTCCGAATCTTGAGGCAATTAGTTTGAGTGGGAACCTCCTCACTGGACCCATTCCTGAGTCAATATCAAACGCCTCTAACATCGGTGAATTCGAAATCCGATTCAACAACTTTACCGGGAAAGTTCCTTCTTTCTCAAAGATGAGAGGACTCAATTGGTTTAGTATAGGCCAAAACAACTTTGGAGGTGGGCAATCTGCTGATTTGGACTTTCTATGCTCTTTAACCAATTCCACAAACTTGGAAAGAGTGGCTATTGGTAGAAATGCTTTTGGAGGACCAATACCCGACTGCATCGGTAACCTCTCTATTACCCTTTCGGCATTTTCGCTAAATGACAATCATATTTCTGGAATCATACCTAATGGAATCGGAAATCTCATCAATTTGGAGATGCTGGCAATGGGGGCCAACAATATCTCGGCAAATATTCCTTCCGAGGTTGGAAATCTAAACAAAATGAAGAGTATGGATCTTGGCCGAAATAGTTTCTCGGGGCAGATACCTGAATCTATGGGGAATTTAAAGATGTTAACGATATTATCCTTGCATGACAATAATCTCTGGGGCTCAATACCATCGTCTCTAGGAAACTGTCAGAATCTACTTCTATTGGACCTTTCATTCAATAAGCTCAGTGGTAACATTCCCTCAGAAATTTTGGGCCTCTCATCTTTGTCGAGATACATCCATGGAACGTCTATATGTACAGGATAA
- the LOC115755159 gene encoding probable LRR receptor-like serine/threonine-protein kinase At3g47570, translated as MGNFGSVYRGLLDPTQSIVAIKILDLTRHGASKSFTAECSALRRIRHRNLVKVLTACSGFDFNGNDFKALIYEFMSNGSLDEWLHPTSSQHAERSKLSLLERVNIAYDVACALDYLHHHCETPIVHCDLKPSNVLLDDEKTGHVGDFGLARFLPEAMHKLLADQSSSIGVKGSFGYVAPEYGVGSAVSTQGDMYSFGVLILEMFTSKRPTDDMFENGLDLHRFAKEALADRVEKAIDPVLLQEIKESEQRRIIAPEGKNKSWCSIQECLVSIIEIGVVSSSESPRERMDIGSALTKLQGIRKKLLEYIVIA; from the exons ATGGGCAATTTTGGGTCTGTGTATAGAGGGCTTCTTGATCCGACTCAGTCGATTGTGGCCATCAAGATTCTCGACCTTACACGTCATGGAGCTTCCAAGAGCTTTACAGCTGAGTGCAGTGCCTTGAGAAGAATCCGACACCGTAATCTCGTGAAGGTACTCACAGCATGTTCTGGGTTTGATTTTAATGGAAATGATTTCAAGGCACTGATCTACGAATTCATGTCGAACGGGAGCTTGGATGAATGGTTGCACCCAACTTCATCGCAACATGCGGAGAGAAGCAAGTTGAGTCTCCTTGAGAGAGTGAATATTGCATATGATGTTGCTTGTGCACTAGATTATCTTCATCATCACTGTGAAACGCCAATAGTTCATTGTGATCTCAAGCCAAGCAATGTTCTTCTTGACGATGAAAAGACTGGACATGTAGGAGATTTCGGGCTTGCCAGGTTCCTCCCAGAAGCAATGCATAAGTTACTGGCTGATCAATCAAGCTCTATTGGAGTAAAAGGATCTTTCGGCTATGTAGCTCCAG AGTACGGCGTAGGAAGTGCGGTATCCACACAGGGAGATATGTACAGCTTTGGAGTCCTTATTTTGGAGATGTTCACAAGCAAGAGGCCAACCGATGACATGTTTGAAAATGGCCTTGACCTTCACCGCTTTGCGAAGGAGGCTTTGGCAGACCGAGTGGAGAAGGCAATCGATCCTGTTCTGCTTCAGGAAATCAAGGAGTCGGAGCAGAGACGAATAATCGCTCCGGAGGGCAAGAATAAAAGCTGGTGTAGTATTCAAGAGTGTTTGGTTTCGATCATTGAAATAGGAGTCGTTTCCTCTTCGGAGTCTCCTAGGGAACGAATGGACATTGGCAGTGCATTGACTAAACTCCAGGGAATCAGGAAGAAACTTCTTGAGTACATTGTCATCGCCTAG